A single genomic interval of Mangifera indica cultivar Alphonso chromosome 5, CATAS_Mindica_2.1, whole genome shotgun sequence harbors:
- the LOC123217593 gene encoding CLAVATA3/ESR (CLE)-related protein 25-like: protein MGRSSFFFRALFGAVAVTGFILLLLIGSLESGGNKATTTLSTQSAGNRNHVDSLAREKSINRQELDLNYMSKRRVPNGPDPIHNRRAGNSRRPPGQS from the exons atgGGGAGGAGTAGTTTTTTCTTTAGGGCGTTGTTTGGAGCTGTTGCAGTGACTGGTTTTATCTTGCTTTTGTTGATTGGAAGCCTGGAAAGTGGAGGAAACAAAGCCACAACAACATTATCTACTCAATCAGCAGGAAATCGAAATCATGTGGATTCTTTAGCAAGAGAGAAATCGATTAACCGTCAGGAGTTGGATCTCAATTACATGAGCAAAAGAAGAGTACCCAATGGACCAGATCCTATTCATAACAG GAGAGCTGGGAACTCTAGAAGACCTCCTGGGCAATCGTAG